One part of the Alistipes onderdonkii genome encodes these proteins:
- a CDS encoding GH92 family glycosyl hydrolase, giving the protein MKNYLIALIAACPVVAAAAQTRPATDYIDPMIGTRSMGHVFPGACVPHGIVQLSPDTEMVPHNIDGKYQPEAYRYCAGYQYDDPTIVGFSHTHLSGTGHSDLGDILLMPTVGEIRTERGTAEHPETGYRSRFSHERERAAAGYYEVMLDDYGIRAQLTATERVGLHKYTYPAGEDQHLILDLDHGIYNYEGKTRWAQVRVENDTLVTGYRITSGWARTNYTYFAMSFSKPVREYGARDRRPLDYGGGWRKFDTERNFPEIGGCGIVMHFDFGDDSAPLEVKVALSAVGTRGALANLCAEAGGRTFDQAAADAARKWEEQMSVIEAQGSDEALRMLYTSLYHTMINPSVYMDTDGKYRGVDHEIHQARDFNNYTVFSVWDTYRALHPLFNLICRDRSRDIVNSMLAHYRQSVHRILPVWSHMGNENWCMIGYHSVSVVGDALDKEIDVDRKLALEAMIGSANCDYYDGTSIYKQLGYVPYDVKSTGSSMTLEYAYDDWVIYRTARRMGLSDEAETYRRRALNYRNVFDPETGFARARMSDGSWKPDFNRYDTHGQGFIEGNSWNYSMYVPHDPAGLIALMGGDGQFTARLDSLFTEYLPDRYFAQTEDVTREGLLGMYVHGNEPSHHVPYLYMWTSQPWKTQYWVREIMDRMYRPTVDGLCGNDDCGQMSAWYIFTAMGFYPVCPGTDQYVLGAPYLPYMKVRIGEGCYLEIKAPGVSSKNRYVHGVKLNGKPYTRAYITYADLKGGAVLEFDMRSTPDKRRCFSAEERPYSLSCEQ; this is encoded by the coding sequence ATGAAGAATTACCTGATTGCCCTGATTGCGGCCTGCCCGGTCGTTGCGGCCGCCGCGCAGACACGCCCGGCGACGGACTACATCGACCCGATGATAGGCACCCGCAGCATGGGGCACGTTTTCCCCGGGGCCTGCGTGCCGCACGGCATTGTGCAGTTGAGCCCCGACACGGAGATGGTGCCGCACAACATCGACGGCAAGTACCAGCCCGAGGCCTACCGCTACTGCGCCGGATACCAGTACGACGACCCGACGATCGTCGGCTTCTCGCACACACATTTGAGCGGCACGGGGCACTCCGACCTGGGCGACATCCTGCTGATGCCGACCGTGGGGGAGATACGCACCGAGCGCGGCACGGCCGAACACCCCGAAACGGGCTACCGCTCGCGCTTCTCGCACGAGCGCGAACGCGCAGCGGCGGGTTATTACGAGGTGATGCTCGACGACTACGGCATCCGGGCCCAGTTGACCGCCACCGAGCGGGTGGGCTTGCACAAATACACCTATCCTGCGGGCGAAGACCAGCACCTGATTCTCGACCTCGACCACGGCATCTACAACTACGAGGGCAAGACCCGCTGGGCGCAGGTGCGTGTCGAGAACGACACGTTGGTGACGGGCTACCGCATCACCAGCGGATGGGCGCGCACCAACTACACCTATTTTGCCATGAGCTTCTCCAAGCCCGTGCGCGAATACGGCGCGCGCGACCGCCGGCCGCTCGATTACGGCGGAGGCTGGCGGAAGTTCGACACGGAGCGTAACTTTCCCGAAATCGGCGGGTGCGGCATCGTGATGCACTTCGATTTCGGCGACGATTCCGCACCGCTCGAGGTCAAGGTGGCGCTGTCGGCCGTGGGAACGCGCGGGGCGCTGGCCAACCTGTGTGCCGAGGCTGGCGGGCGCACGTTCGACCAGGCGGCAGCCGACGCCGCACGCAAGTGGGAAGAACAGATGTCGGTAATTGAAGCCCAAGGCAGCGACGAGGCGCTGCGTATGCTCTATACGTCGCTCTACCACACGATGATAAACCCGTCGGTCTATATGGATACGGACGGTAAATACCGCGGTGTCGACCACGAGATACACCAGGCCCGGGATTTCAACAATTATACCGTTTTCTCGGTCTGGGACACCTACCGGGCATTGCACCCGCTGTTCAACCTCATCTGCCGCGACCGCAGCCGCGACATCGTGAACTCGATGCTCGCACACTACCGCCAGAGCGTGCACCGCATCCTGCCCGTATGGTCGCACATGGGCAACGAGAATTGGTGCATGATAGGTTACCATTCGGTGTCGGTGGTGGGCGACGCCCTCGACAAAGAAATCGACGTCGACCGAAAGTTGGCGCTTGAGGCGATGATCGGCAGCGCCAACTGCGACTATTACGACGGAACGAGCATTTACAAGCAACTGGGTTACGTCCCTTACGACGTGAAGTCCACCGGTTCGTCGATGACGCTGGAATATGCCTACGACGACTGGGTGATCTACCGGACGGCCCGGCGCATGGGACTCTCCGATGAGGCCGAAACCTACCGCCGCCGGGCGTTGAATTACCGCAACGTCTTCGATCCGGAGACGGGGTTTGCCCGGGCGCGAATGAGCGACGGAAGCTGGAAACCCGACTTCAACCGCTACGATACGCACGGACAGGGGTTTATCGAGGGCAACTCGTGGAACTACTCGATGTACGTGCCGCACGACCCGGCGGGGCTGATTGCCCTGATGGGCGGCGATGGTCAGTTCACGGCGCGTCTGGACAGCCTCTTTACCGAGTACCTGCCCGACAGGTATTTCGCGCAGACCGAGGACGTGACGCGCGAGGGGCTGCTGGGCATGTATGTCCACGGCAACGAGCCGAGCCACCATGTACCCTACCTCTACATGTGGACTTCGCAGCCGTGGAAAACGCAGTACTGGGTGCGTGAGATCATGGATCGCATGTACCGTCCGACGGTCGACGGCCTGTGCGGCAACGACGACTGCGGCCAGATGTCGGCGTGGTACATTTTCACGGCGATGGGATTCTATCCCGTCTGCCCGGGCACCGACCAGTATGTGCTGGGCGCACCCTACCTGCCTTATATGAAAGTGAGGATCGGGGAGGGGTGTTACCTGGAAATTAAGGCGCCGGGCGTCAGCTCGAAGAACCGGTATGTGCATGGGGTGAAACTCAACGGGAAACCCTACACCCGGGCGTATATCACCTATGCCGACCTGAAAGGGGGCGCCGTGCTGGAATTCGACATGCGTTCCACGCCCGACAAGCGCCGCTGCTTTTCGGCCGAAGAACGGCCCTACTCCCTGAGTTGCGAACAGTAA
- a CDS encoding GH92 family glycosyl hydrolase, which translates to MKFTLIKLAAACAALLWAFAVTADDAPRIGYVRPLVGTDGFGNVYPGAQVPFGGIQISPDTDDDYYDAASGYKYAHKTLMGFSLNHLSGTGIPDLGDFLFMPGVGEIKLEPGTHDDPDAGYRSRYSHDEEWCSPAYYGVNLTDYGVKAEMTAAQRSGILRFTYPEADDAFILVDMRHTLWWKCRWANLRKEDDHTITGYKLVQGWGAERHVYFVAEFSEPLDDFGIMEGGKRVCYDTKRFRSDCEAWGEDLKFWVRFATRQEQQVTVRVAISSVDPAGARGSLHEIDGLTFDEVRSRGEQLWERELSRFTVEGPQRVKETFYTSAYRCFLSPFLFQDADGRFREHDKSIGRAEGFTNYTTFSFWDTYRAFHPLMNLVRADMSADVANSMLAHYDKSVERMLPVWSFYGNETWCMIGYHAVSVLADMIVKQVPGFDYERAFEAMKRTATNPNYDCLPEYTKLGWVPFDKERESVSKTLEYAYDDYCIAQAARALGKEEDYDYFLRRSLSYRNLIDPETKFMRGRDSQGRWRTPFTPVAYQGPGSVHGWGDITEGFTLQYTWYVPHDVAGHIDRVGRRLYETRLDSLFVTELPDDIPGAHDIQGRIGAYWHGNEPCHNIVYLYNYLGQPWKCQQWVRRISDAFYGNEPGSLSGNDDCGQMSAWYLFNTMGFYPTAPSSNVYNIGSPTVEGVELRLSNGKSIRVTTENWSPENVYIRRMYVDGRVWDKSYITYDDIRDGVHLHYVMGSRPDKRRAVSAAAVPPSLPVATGPDR; encoded by the coding sequence ATGAAATTTACGCTGATAAAGCTTGCTGCCGCATGCGCTGCGTTGCTGTGGGCGTTCGCGGTTACGGCCGACGATGCCCCGCGCATCGGCTATGTCCGTCCGCTGGTCGGCACCGACGGCTTCGGCAACGTCTATCCCGGGGCGCAGGTGCCGTTCGGCGGCATCCAGATCAGCCCCGATACGGACGACGATTATTACGATGCCGCCTCGGGCTACAAATACGCGCACAAGACGCTGATGGGATTCTCGCTCAACCATTTGAGCGGTACGGGTATTCCCGATCTGGGCGACTTCCTCTTCATGCCGGGCGTGGGGGAAATCAAGCTCGAACCCGGTACGCACGACGACCCCGACGCCGGTTACCGATCGCGGTACAGCCACGACGAGGAGTGGTGCTCGCCCGCCTATTACGGCGTGAACCTCACGGACTACGGCGTGAAAGCCGAAATGACGGCGGCGCAGCGCAGCGGCATCCTGCGCTTCACCTATCCCGAGGCTGACGACGCCTTCATACTTGTCGACATGCGGCATACGCTGTGGTGGAAATGTCGGTGGGCCAACCTGCGCAAGGAGGATGACCACACCATCACGGGCTATAAACTCGTGCAGGGCTGGGGCGCCGAGCGCCATGTTTATTTCGTGGCCGAGTTTTCCGAGCCGCTCGACGACTTCGGCATCATGGAGGGCGGCAAACGGGTGTGCTACGACACGAAACGTTTCCGCAGCGATTGCGAGGCGTGGGGCGAAGACCTGAAATTCTGGGTGCGTTTCGCCACGCGGCAGGAGCAGCAGGTGACCGTCCGCGTCGCCATTTCGTCGGTCGACCCGGCGGGCGCCCGGGGCAGCCTGCACGAGATCGACGGCCTTACGTTCGACGAGGTGCGCAGCCGCGGCGAGCAACTGTGGGAGCGGGAGCTTTCGCGGTTCACGGTCGAGGGCCCGCAGCGGGTTAAGGAGACGTTTTACACCTCGGCGTACCGCTGTTTCCTCTCTCCGTTCCTTTTCCAGGATGCGGACGGCCGCTTCCGCGAGCACGACAAGAGTATCGGGCGCGCCGAGGGATTTACCAACTATACGACCTTTTCGTTCTGGGACACCTACCGCGCCTTCCATCCGCTGATGAACCTCGTACGGGCGGACATGAGTGCCGACGTGGCCAACTCGATGCTGGCGCACTACGACAAGAGCGTCGAGCGGATGCTGCCCGTCTGGTCGTTCTACGGCAACGAAACCTGGTGCATGATCGGGTACCATGCCGTATCGGTACTGGCCGACATGATTGTCAAGCAGGTTCCCGGCTTCGACTACGAGCGGGCTTTCGAAGCGATGAAACGCACGGCGACCAATCCTAATTACGACTGCCTGCCCGAATATACGAAACTGGGCTGGGTGCCGTTCGACAAGGAGCGCGAATCGGTTTCCAAGACCCTCGAATACGCCTACGACGACTATTGCATCGCGCAGGCAGCCCGCGCGCTCGGCAAGGAGGAGGACTACGACTATTTCCTGCGCCGCTCGCTCTCGTACCGCAACCTGATTGACCCCGAAACGAAGTTCATGCGGGGCCGAGACAGCCAGGGCCGCTGGCGCACGCCCTTTACGCCCGTCGCCTATCAGGGGCCGGGCTCGGTGCACGGCTGGGGCGATATTACGGAAGGATTCACGCTGCAATATACGTGGTACGTGCCGCACGACGTCGCGGGACATATCGACCGCGTGGGCCGCAGGCTGTACGAAACGCGCCTCGACTCGCTCTTCGTGACCGAACTGCCCGACGATATTCCGGGTGCGCATGACATACAGGGGCGTATCGGCGCCTACTGGCACGGCAACGAGCCCTGCCACAACATCGTCTATCTGTACAACTACCTCGGGCAGCCGTGGAAATGCCAGCAGTGGGTGCGCCGCATATCGGACGCCTTCTACGGCAACGAGCCAGGCTCGTTGAGCGGCAACGACGACTGCGGCCAGATGTCGGCGTGGTACCTGTTCAATACGATGGGCTTCTACCCGACGGCGCCGTCGAGCAATGTCTACAACATCGGCTCGCCGACGGTCGAAGGCGTCGAACTGCGCCTCTCCAACGGGAAGTCCATTCGCGTGACGACCGAGAACTGGAGCCCGGAGAACGTCTACATTCGCCGCATGTACGTCGATGGCCGCGTGTGGGACAAGTCGTACATCACGTACGACGACATCCGTGACGGCGTACACCTGCATTATGTGATGGGTTCGCGGCCCGACAAGCGGCGCGCCGTGTCGGCTGCAGCCGTCCCGCCGTCGCTTCCCGTCGCCACAGGGCCGGACAGATAA
- a CDS encoding basic secretory protein-like protein yields MKHFIFALTALTMLSCSQEAPRNVAELCDDDPSTSYAMPASRPCRVVFDGFDTPMRSYRVYSSGEVPAADPAGWVLSGTHDGRKWVELDRREGCVFCSRFQEITGRIAEPSNYTAYKIEFLPREEADTVAVGDVRFYERDREEAWSGFVYPAVDFEVLDPQTEGAAIYATLVQDPGAYVRYHTRKVAEILFYSAADTMNTVGKIDYTLKDYAGVSAKSGNPAETAIVYSTQHIEKSARESLYKLDYETRGVLFHELVHAYQFEPKGIGSYSTNREFWACIEGLADAVRAEAGLFDTAALRKPGGHWLDGYKTTGFFLQWLTTMNPDALREFHVTVRDMDVWSFDKAMRAMFGPEKGIEQMWAEYQQFLQSQAPQA; encoded by the coding sequence ATGAAACACTTTATTTTTGCGCTTACGGCGCTTACGATGCTCTCCTGCTCGCAGGAGGCGCCCCGCAATGTTGCGGAACTTTGCGACGACGACCCCTCGACATCTTATGCGATGCCGGCATCCCGCCCCTGCCGGGTTGTATTCGACGGCTTCGACACTCCGATGCGGAGTTACCGCGTATACTCTTCGGGCGAAGTGCCCGCCGCAGATCCGGCCGGATGGGTGTTGAGCGGCACGCACGACGGCCGCAAATGGGTCGAACTCGACCGCCGGGAGGGATGCGTATTCTGCTCGCGTTTCCAGGAGATTACCGGGCGAATTGCCGAACCCTCGAACTATACGGCCTACAAAATCGAATTCCTGCCGCGCGAAGAGGCCGATACGGTCGCCGTGGGCGACGTGCGTTTCTACGAGCGCGACAGGGAGGAGGCGTGGAGCGGTTTCGTCTATCCCGCGGTGGATTTCGAGGTGCTTGACCCACAGACCGAGGGTGCAGCGATTTACGCCACGCTGGTGCAGGATCCCGGGGCGTATGTCCGCTACCACACCCGCAAGGTTGCCGAAATACTTTTCTACTCAGCTGCCGATACGATGAACACGGTGGGGAAAATTGACTATACGCTGAAGGATTATGCCGGGGTTTCGGCCAAATCGGGCAACCCTGCGGAAACGGCGATCGTGTACAGTACGCAGCACATCGAGAAGTCGGCGCGCGAGTCGCTTTACAAACTCGACTATGAAACGCGCGGCGTGCTTTTCCACGAGCTGGTGCACGCCTACCAGTTCGAGCCGAAAGGGATTGGAAGCTATTCAACCAACAGGGAGTTTTGGGCCTGCATCGAGGGCCTTGCCGACGCCGTGCGCGCCGAGGCCGGGCTGTTCGACACTGCGGCGCTCCGCAAACCGGGCGGGCATTGGCTCGACGGCTATAAGACGACCGGATTTTTCCTGCAGTGGCTGACGACCATGAATCCCGACGCCCTGCGTGAATTCCACGTTACGGTTCGCGATATGGATGTCTGGAGTTTCGACAAGGCCATGCGTGCGATGTTCGGCCCCGAAAAAGGCATCGAGCAGATGTGGGCAGAATACCAACAGTTTTTGCAGAGCCAGGCGCCGCAGGCCTGA